AGGTAAGTATGCTATATTCCACCAGCTATAAAAAAACAACGATGAAAAAACTAATAAACCCTTTGCCCCTACTACTAACCTTCTGTTTAATAAAAAGAAATATATAAAAAACGTTATAGGTAAAAATAAAAAGATAAACTCATAACTGTTAAAAAGCACCTTTTATATCCCTTATACATCGAGAATTAAGCTATATCTACTCTCAATATAGTTTTCTTCTAGTAAAACTTTAATATCTTTTTGTATTTCAAAAAAATTACTTTTAATATATTCATAATCATTAATAAAAGACTCTACATCTAAGTACTTTGAAATAGCATAAGAATCACATTTCATTAAATTAGGTAAATTAGGATAAACAAGCGGTATACCTTTTGAAAGTAAATTAAAACTTTTATTATTGATAGTTATAGCCTGTACATCTTTTTGATCTTTTACATAAGGTATAAATGATAAAACTACATCATCACAATAAAGGCTATTAATATCACTAGTACCAGTATACTCAAAATTATTATAATTCTTTAGCTTTTCAACATTTTGTATAGAACTTTTAACTATAGGTCCAACAAACCTAACTTTAATGTTCTTTTTTAAAATACCTTCTATAAACTCCCAATCTAACCTATCATTAATATAACCATAAAATAAAACTATATCTCGCTTCTCAATTTCTTTAGGTTTTGAATATTTATTCTCAGCCCATGGAAGGAAAAGATGTATATTTTTATTGTATGTCTCCAAATCCTTATATATTGAAGTAGACATTGCTAAAACTTTATCTGACTTAGCACAAGTGTCTACTAGTAATTTTTCAGCATACTTTTTTCTAAATGGTTTAGCTTGTGCTACAAAATCATCATTTATTACAGTTACGATTTTTTCACTTTTAAATATATCTCTTAAAAAATCATAGTCATAATTAAAATTAACTATATAGTCTATGTTAATATCACCTAAAACTTTTTGAATATTTTTTTTAGTTATATAGTTATTGAAAGTGTTTAGTATATTAATAAATTTTAATTGATGGTGAAAAGGTTCATAATAATTTACTGTATATAAGTTTTCGTTGATTTTTTCAAACCTATTAGCTTTTGGAATATTGTAAGCTTTTTGAAAAAAAATAACTTTTTTACCAACTTTTGTTAATAAATTTGTTACTTGATGTCTTATTCTTGGAGCTTCGTCCCAATTTGATTTAGTAAATATTAAGACATACTTTTCTTTATTTTCTATCATTTAATAACTCATTTATTATATTTTGACTTGCTTTACCATTACCGTACAAGTCTTTATTGACTAATAACTGTTTATTATTTATATTTTTATGTATCTCATAAAAACTATCAATGATTTTTTCTTTATCAGTGCCAACCAATACATTAGCATTACATTCAACTAGTTCAACCCATTCTGTTTCTTCTCTTAAAGTAATACATGGATTTTCAAAAAAATACGCTTCTTTTTGTAAACCTCCACTATCAGTTATTACCAATTCACAATGCTCAAGAAGCCAAACCATTTCTAAATATCCTACAGGCTCTATAATAGTGATATTATCAGATATTTTATAGTTTATGTTTTCCAACTTACTTTTTGTTCTAGGATGTAGTGGCAAAATAACTTGAACATTTTTTGCAATTTCATCTAGTGCATCAAAAATATTTTTTAATTTTTCATTATCATCAGTATTTTCAGCTCTATGCACAGTACAAAGTAAAAAGTTATCTTGTATATTACAGGAAGGCTTTTGTGCAAATTTTTTATAGAAAAATGCACCATCTTGCATAACATCACCACTCTTAACAATTTCACAGTCAAAATTTCTATATCCTTCAGCTTCAAGGTTTTCAACTGCTTTATCTGTAGGGCAAAAAAGGATATTGCTTATCCTATCAGTCAGAATTCTATTGATCTCTTCAGGCATATTCATATTGAAACTTCTTAGACCTGCTTCTATATGAGCTAATTTTATATGCAGCTTACTCGCTACAAGAGCTCCAGCTAGTGTTGAATTAGTATCTCCATATACCATAATCCAATCAGGTTTTTCATTTAATGCAACTTCCTCTATTTTTTCAATCATTTGTCCTGTCATTGCACCATGTGATTTTCCTCCTATTCCAAGGAAATAGTCTGGTTTTGGGATTTTCATTTGTTGAAAAAAAACATCTGACATATTAACATCATAATGTTGACCAGTGTGTACAATAACTTCTTGTAAACTATTATGCTTTAAAATCTCTCTGCTAACTACTCCAGCTTTAATAAACTGTGGTCTAGCTCCCAATATTGTTAAAATTTTTTTCTTTTTACTAGAGTTTGACATTATATACCCTTTCCCAAATCGCTATATTATACAGTCTCCATTTTAAACTACTTTTTAATGCATCAAACTGTTGAATCAAAATGTTCATATCAGATATTTCATTTAAAACTGTTGATCTTTTTACTTCTTTTTTCATATCTTCACTTATTGAATCAAGCCAAATGTCTTGGGGTGAAGCAAAGCCAAGTTTATCCGTCCTGTAAACTATATTTTTTGGAAGTATATTTTCTATAGTTTTTCTCAAAATATATTTACTCCAACCATCTTTTATTTTAAAACTATTATTAATGCTTAAAGCTGTTTCCAAAGTTTTGTAGTCTATAAATGGCAATCTAGTCTCAATGGAGTTTTTCATTGAATTTTTATCCTCGTATCTTAAAAGAGCTGGTAAATTTGTATTGATAATCTCTAATTCTTGAAGCTTTTCTATAGAAAAATATTTGTTGGATATATGATTTAAAACTTTAAAATCATCCAAATATGATTCTTTTAAAAAAGAGCATTGTTTTATATATAGTTTTTTTCTTATTTCAGCAAATGAAAAACCTATAGAAAACTTAAGTATATTCATTATACCCATTCTGTTACTATGCTTCGAACTAGAATGTATACTTCTTATAAGACTAAAAAAACCATGATTTTTAAAGATATCAATAAACATTGCTGGATAATATTTATCATATCCTAATAATGTTTCATCACCACCTTGTCCATCTAATAAAACTGTACAACCTATATTCTTTGCCTTTTTCATAACAAAATATTGCATAAATATTGAAGTACTTCCAAAAGGTTCTTCTTGAGTATATACTACTTCCTCTATACTTTTTTTGAAATCTTTTATACTTGGTTCTACTACATTCATATCCAAATTTGATATGTTTGCTACTTGTTCTGCAAATAAACTTTCATCTGTTGCTTTATCAATTGATTTAGCATGAATAGCTGTAAAACTACTATCAGATGATTTTTCATATTTTTCACTTGCCATAGTAGCAACAGTTGAACTGTCTAAACCACCACTAAGACAAGTTCCAACTTTTACATCACTTCTTAATCTATACTCAATTGATCTAGAGAGCTCATTTTTATAAAGTTCAACACTTTTTTCTAAAGATAATTTTTTAATATCTTCATCTATTTTAATGTTGTAATACTTATAAATATTAAAAGTATTGTTCTTTAAATCATAAACTAAATTATGAGAACCTTGCAGTTTAATTATATTTGAAAAAAATGTTTCTTCTGAATATTCTAAATAACCTGTAACAACATAGTTTACAAGTATTTTTTTATTAACTTTGTTTTTGTTGTTAAAGTTTAAAAGCTGTTTTATTTCAGAACCAAAAATAAATTTATCTGAATTATTTAAATAATAAAACGGTTTTATACCAAATCTATCTCTACTACAAAATATAATATCTTTTTCTTTATCATAAATTGCAAAAGCCCACATTCCGTTAAACTTTTCTACACATTTTTGCTCCCATTTATCATAGGCCGCTAAAATAACTTCAGTATCAGTATGTGACTTAAAAACATATCCAAATTCTATAAGTTCTTGTTTAATCTCTAAATAGTTATATATTTCACCGTTGTATGTAATAGTAAACTTGTCCATATAGTTCATTGGTTGATGCCCGTCATCACTAAGATCTAAAATAGAAAGCCTTCTATGAGCAAAGGCAAAGTTTTTCTGAAAATAAAAACCATCTGAATCAGGTCCTCTATGTGATATTAGATCATTCATTTTAGTTATTTCATTTTTATCAACACAATTTGCATTTTTATTGATAATCCCACTAATCCCACACACTAGCTCATCCCTTCATAAGTACTTAAAAGCACTTCTTCTTGCTTTTCCCAATTGTATTGTTTTTTTACATTTAAAATATTTTTTTTCAATTCAAAATCATCATACAATAATATTTCATTTATAGATTTTACAAGAGAACCTACGTCATTAGCATCGGCTACTGTACCTACTTTATATTTTTTAATAAACTCTTTCATCTCTGGTAAGTTTGATACTATTACTGGTATTTCAGCCATTAAATACTCAAACATTTTATTAGGTAAGCAATACTCATATGATAAACAACTGCCCTCGATAAATGAAATACCAAAATCTGCACTAGAAGTGTACTCTAAAAGTTCTTGTGGTTCAACTGCATGATGTAAGAAAATATTATTATATTTATTAACATATTTGTTAATATAGTTTTCTAAAGGACCATATCCCATAAAAACTATAACATTATCACTTTCAGTAATATTAACGAATGCTTCTATAATTAGTTCTATACCTCTACCATAACTCAAACCACCCTGATACAAAAAAACTTTTTTTTCAGATGATATATTAAATTTTTTTCTGAAAATATTCTTTTTTTCAACCGTTTTGTATCCAGGACAATTTAAAACTAACTTTGGTTCATCTATATTGTATGTATACGTATACTCTTGCGCTATTCTTTTACTAACTGTCAACACTTCATCCGCATATCTTATTAATAGTTTTTCTACAATGTAGTTTAACTTCACACTTATTTTAGATTGATTAGGCTTTTGATTAATTTCCCATTCATGAGCATCATATACAATTTTGACCTCTTTATTAAAAAGAACTTTTACAAGTACACCTATTGGTAAAGTGTTTAGATCATTACAATGCAAAATATCATAACTCTTAAAACCTTTTACTACTTTATAAATAAACTCAAAATACTTAAAAAGTTGAAAAATTTTTTGTTTTGGCCAAAATCTAGTTTTTAATGACACTCTTTCAACTTCTACATTTCCAATTTGCTCTTTTAACTTCAGTCCATCATTATGTAATGCAACAACTTTGACATTATAATTTTTTGATAAACTTAATGCTTCTTTTAAAACTCTACTATCATTTGTAAAATCATTTAGAACTATTAGGACAACTTTTTTCAAACTATAACTTTCCTTTTATGAAGCTTCAAATTAACCATTAACATAGCTAAAAGTAATGGTACAACTAGAAAAAATAATTTTATATCTATGACGTATGAAGAAATGCCAGTAATAGAAATATCTTTATAATGTAACATTAAAAAAACTATTGTACCTATAACAATAGGTGTTTTTTCTAGTCTATTTAATACATGTGAAATAAAATAAATAATTAGTCCAACTATAAACGGTAGTATTAGAATACCAAAAACACCAAAGTTTGCATATGCTTCCATCCAAAACACAGAATTTTTATTTCCCACTATATCTAGTTCCAACATTTCAGGATGAACAAATTCAAATAATTTAACATTTAAATTAAAAGGAGTATGAGGTAATATACCTCCAGGATTTGGAAAAGTACTGCCTAAAAGAAAATCATTTTCCTTAGGAATATAGTCAAATATAAAATAAGCACCAGATAAACCAATAGAAATTCTTGAGAGAATTTTTTCTAATATTAAGAATAATTTACCTTCGTATGAAGGAATAAATAAAGAATAAGTTATATATAAAAATACAAAAATAGAAATAATAGAAATCAAAAGATAACGAACATTTATTCTTCCCTTTAGTTTAATCATTGTATAAACTATCAATAAGCCTATTATTAACCAAACAAATTGCGACTTTTTGGCTATCGATAAAACTGCAAAACTTGACACTAAAAATGAAGTAAAAAATAAAGTAAAATTGAATATATTTTTTTTTATCAACCATGATGCAAAGTATATAAAAGTTATCAGAACAAGCATTTGGTTACCATATAGTTTATACCAATGCCAATTACCACCAAAACTATTTCCCATTAAATTTCTTGCCATATCTATTGATTCATCACTATCTGAAAGCGCTACTAAAAGAGCAATTTGAGGAACTTTTGAAAGGTACATATACAAAACTGTAATCCCAATTAAAAACAATATAAATATTATGATATTTTCATTTAAGTTAAGTTGTCTAGAATTAGCATAATTACTCTCTATTGTTCCCATTTTTAATACATACTTTGCATATATAAAACCGAGTATTACACTGCTTATCGTCCAAATATTAGCAAAGAGCATATACATAATATGTTCTTTATTATCTATTCCTATTTTGTAACTAAAACTATCTAAGTGAAAATAAAAAGAAATTGTACCTACATAGGCTAATGTTAATAAAGCTATTATTAAAAAACTTGGGATTGTTGGACTCAGTACACTAGAAAATAATTTATTATATATATAAACTGCGATAATTGGAAAAATAAAAAAAAGTAAAATAAAGTAAAAATCCATTATCATTTAGAAATCAACCTCTGTCTAACCATGTCAATTAAATTTTTATAAAATTTAATATTATTAACTGACGAATTATGCCAAAGCATGGTAAATTCATCTGTTGAATACATTAAGTTCAAGACTTTATTATAGGCTGATTCATATGTAAATTCATTATAGTTAAATAAACTAGCATCCATAACAACTAAAGGTCTTTCTTTCAACTTTAACTTCTTTCTATTAAGAATATTAAACACACTATACTCTTTACCTGTACCACATCTAAACCCTATATAGTCTGCATATCCACATGTCGAATCTACTTCTAATCCGACATCTTCCCAAATCTGCCAAGTTGTAGGCACTTCAAAACGAAGATAATGTTCCCTTCCTTCTAATATTTTTTGGTTAGATATTTTTTCTAGCGACTCTTTTTCCAGCTTTAATTGTTGAAAATCATTATAAGCATCATATGATGGATGTATACCAATTATATGCTTTCTTTTTTTTATTTTCTCTATTAAATCTACTGCTTCTAAGTCAAAAATATTATACTGCTTATCGTATTTAGTATTACCGCCGCTCATAAAATAAAATCTGCTTTTAGTACCTAAAAATTCACTTTTTTCCATAAGAAAATCAAAAGTATCATACGGATCATTTATTTTATTTCTACATATAGCAGAATATTCTAAAATTCTTTCCAAAGCAAGACTAAAGCTTCTTCTTTTAATTATATCTGATATAGCAATTTTCAAAACTTGTTTTAAACTCTTCCATCTATATATAACATCTACATCATGGCTTATATATAGTTCATAGTCTTTTACTTTAAACCGATTGCTATCATATTCTAGCTCAATAAGAATATTTTTTAGCATAGCAATATATTCATCTACAACAGCTCGTTCTAAAAAACCATTTTTAAAAGCAATACTTTCAAAGGCAGAAAACCTATTATGCTGATCTCTTTTCTTATTTACATATTCTTCCCATCTAGTAAGCATGAAAAATATTGAAGCAAATATATCAATACCACATATAACCACTTTTTCTCTGTCATTAATTTTTATGTCAAAATTTGAACTACCATAAATAACTGCTACATCATTTTTACTAATAAATTTATTTTTAGTAAATTTTACTTCGGAAGGAAGATTTTCCAATTTTAAATATTCTAGTTCTGTTTTGTATTTATTAAAAAAATGATCCTCACAAAATATTTTATTGCCATTATCTAATTCAATTTCCCAGTTACAACAACTAGGATTAGAACTTATGACTATTTTATATTCTATATTTAAAAACTCCCGAAATATAATATCTATGATATATTCTCTTTCATGGATATTATTATTTGGTATAGTTAGTTTAATCATTTTATGATTTCTTTAAACATATTTTTGAGTTTTAACAACCTAGAATTTATTTTTGTTATTGTAAAAAACGGAGTCTGTACAGCCCCAAAACTTCTAAAATATTTTTCAATATTTTCTATCATACTACCTTCAAAATCAAATGCTTTATTATTTTCAAGAGCATATTTTATACTATCGAATAATATTAAGTCCATACCACCTAGATCTTTTTTTGTGTCATCTATTCCACCCATTAAATAATACACAGTATTATTATCATAAACTAAAAAATTAACAGCTATTATTTGATTATCATATTTCGCAAAATACATTTTAACTGAATTATGTTTTTTACAAGATTCAAATATTTTCTTCACTAATTCAAAACTATATGGTATTTCTATACCTTTTCTTTTGAATGTCATTGTATTTAGTTCATAAAATGTTTCAATATCATCACTTTCAACTACCTCTACACCTAATTGAAGTGCTTTTTTTCTTCTTCTTCTGATATCTGTTTCAAACTTATTATCTAGCTCATCTAATTCTATATTCTCTATACGATATGTATATTTTGTAGTCTGCTCAAATCCATTCCAATAAAATGGCAACCAATTTGTTATACTTGTATTAAAATTTTGTGTAAAATAATCAAACTCAGGCAATTGTTTTATAATTTTTGTCATCATATCTTTTTCCCAAGAAAGACGTTTATAGTATTTTTGCCCTTTTGGATACTTTATGTAAACTCCAAGTGTTTGAGTGAGTTTTGGCATAACTATCATGTTAAAGATAGCTTTCTTTTTCAAAACATACGGCATACTAGCACTAATATGTCCACCTTTTTCTACAAGTAAAACATCCCAGTTATCCTTTCCACAGACACTATCTAACCACCAATCTTTACTAAAAATAGGGATATCATTATTATCACTACAAAAATTTTTATATTTTTCTTTATTTGTCACTATAACTCTTCCAATCTAGCTTTTCTATCTCTTCATTAAAACTTTTTATCTCTTCTTCATTTAGCGATATTTTTTCTGTTAGTTTAATTTTAGCGTTTTTAAAATCTTTTTTACTTTTAACACCAATAAATTCAGTACATTTATCTAAAGTAGTATCAAAATATTCTCCCAGTTCATTGTATTTTATAAACAAAAAAGATTCTTTATCAAAAAGTCTTATATCTTCAACTATTTGTTTTTCTAAATAAAACACTTGCTTTACAATTTGTTCATAAGCATTTAACTTTTCAAGTTCTTTTACATTTTTTGGTTGTATAGACCAGAAGTTGCTGTCACTTAGACCAACTTTTCTTTTTGCT
This region of Sulfurimonas sp. genomic DNA includes:
- the wecB gene encoding non-hydrolyzing UDP-N-acetylglucosamine 2-epimerase — encoded protein: MSNSSKKKKILTILGARPQFIKAGVVSREILKHNSLQEVIVHTGQHYDVNMSDVFFQQMKIPKPDYFLGIGGKSHGAMTGQMIEKIEEVALNEKPDWIMVYGDTNSTLAGALVASKLHIKLAHIEAGLRSFNMNMPEEINRILTDRISNILFCPTDKAVENLEAEGYRNFDCEIVKSGDVMQDGAFFYKKFAQKPSCNIQDNFLLCTVHRAENTDDNEKLKNIFDALDEIAKNVQVILPLHPRTKSKLENINYKISDNITIIEPVGYLEMVWLLEHCELVITDSGGLQKEAYFFENPCITLREETEWVELVECNANVLVGTDKEKIIDSFYEIHKNINNKQLLVNKDLYGNGKASQNIINELLNDRK
- the asnB gene encoding asparagine synthase (glutamine-hydrolyzing) gives rise to the protein MCGISGIINKNANCVDKNEITKMNDLISHRGPDSDGFYFQKNFAFAHRRLSILDLSDDGHQPMNYMDKFTITYNGEIYNYLEIKQELIEFGYVFKSHTDTEVILAAYDKWEQKCVEKFNGMWAFAIYDKEKDIIFCSRDRFGIKPFYYLNNSDKFIFGSEIKQLLNFNNKNKVNKKILVNYVVTGYLEYSEETFFSNIIKLQGSHNLVYDLKNNTFNIYKYYNIKIDEDIKKLSLEKSVELYKNELSRSIEYRLRSDVKVGTCLSGGLDSSTVATMASEKYEKSSDSSFTAIHAKSIDKATDESLFAEQVANISNLDMNVVEPSIKDFKKSIEEVVYTQEEPFGSTSIFMQYFVMKKAKNIGCTVLLDGQGGDETLLGYDKYYPAMFIDIFKNHGFFSLIRSIHSSSKHSNRMGIMNILKFSIGFSFAEIRKKLYIKQCSFLKESYLDDFKVLNHISNKYFSIEKLQELEIINTNLPALLRYEDKNSMKNSIETRLPFIDYKTLETALSINNSFKIKDGWSKYILRKTIENILPKNIVYRTDKLGFASPQDIWLDSISEDMKKEVKRSTVLNEISDMNILIQQFDALKSSLKWRLYNIAIWERVYNVKL
- a CDS encoding glycosyltransferase → MKKVVLIVLNDFTNDSRVLKEALSLSKNYNVKVVALHNDGLKLKEQIGNVEVERVSLKTRFWPKQKIFQLFKYFEFIYKVVKGFKSYDILHCNDLNTLPIGVLVKVLFNKEVKIVYDAHEWEINQKPNQSKISVKLNYIVEKLLIRYADEVLTVSKRIAQEYTYTYNIDEPKLVLNCPGYKTVEKKNIFRKKFNISSEKKVFLYQGGLSYGRGIELIIEAFVNITESDNVIVFMGYGPLENYINKYVNKYNNIFLHHAVEPQELLEYTSSADFGISFIEGSCLSYEYCLPNKMFEYLMAEIPVIVSNLPEMKEFIKKYKVGTVADANDVGSLVKSINEILLYDDFELKKNILNVKKQYNWEKQEEVLLSTYEGMS
- a CDS encoding O-antigen polymerase, which encodes MIMDFYFILLFFIFPIIAVYIYNKLFSSVLSPTIPSFLIIALLTLAYVGTISFYFHLDSFSYKIGIDNKEHIMYMLFANIWTISSVILGFIYAKYVLKMGTIESNYANSRQLNLNENIIIFILFLIGITVLYMYLSKVPQIALLVALSDSDESIDMARNLMGNSFGGNWHWYKLYGNQMLVLITFIYFASWLIKKNIFNFTLFFTSFLVSSFAVLSIAKKSQFVWLIIGLLIVYTMIKLKGRINVRYLLISIISIFVFLYITYSLFIPSYEGKLFLILEKILSRISIGLSGAYFIFDYIPKENDFLLGSTFPNPGGILPHTPFNLNVKLFEFVHPEMLELDIVGNKNSVFWMEAYANFGVFGILILPFIVGLIIYFISHVLNRLEKTPIVIGTIVFLMLHYKDISITGISSYVIDIKLFFLVVPLLLAMLMVNLKLHKRKVIV
- a CDS encoding polysaccharide deacetylase family protein: MIKLTIPNNNIHEREYIIDIIFREFLNIEYKIVISSNPSCCNWEIELDNGNKIFCEDHFFNKYKTELEYLKLENLPSEVKFTKNKFISKNDVAVIYGSSNFDIKINDREKVVICGIDIFASIFFMLTRWEEYVNKKRDQHNRFSAFESIAFKNGFLERAVVDEYIAMLKNILIELEYDSNRFKVKDYELYISHDVDVIYRWKSLKQVLKIAISDIIKRRSFSLALERILEYSAICRNKINDPYDTFDFLMEKSEFLGTKSRFYFMSGGNTKYDKQYNIFDLEAVDLIEKIKKRKHIIGIHPSYDAYNDFQQLKLEKESLEKISNQKILEGREHYLRFEVPTTWQIWEDVGLEVDSTCGYADYIGFRCGTGKEYSVFNILNRKKLKLKERPLVVMDASLFNYNEFTYESAYNKVLNLMYSTDEFTMLWHNSSVNNIKFYKNLIDMVRQRLISK
- a CDS encoding GNAT family N-acetyltransferase — its product is MTNKEKYKNFCSDNNDIPIFSKDWWLDSVCGKDNWDVLLVEKGGHISASMPYVLKKKAIFNMIVMPKLTQTLGVYIKYPKGQKYYKRLSWEKDMMTKIIKQLPEFDYFTQNFNTSITNWLPFYWNGFEQTTKYTYRIENIELDELDNKFETDIRRRRKKALQLGVEVVESDDIETFYELNTMTFKRKGIEIPYSFELVKKIFESCKKHNSVKMYFAKYDNQIIAVNFLVYDNNTVYYLMGGIDDTKKDLGGMDLILFDSIKYALENNKAFDFEGSMIENIEKYFRSFGAVQTPFFTITKINSRLLKLKNMFKEIIK